In one Gossypium hirsutum isolate 1008001.06 chromosome D09, Gossypium_hirsutum_v2.1, whole genome shotgun sequence genomic region, the following are encoded:
- the LOC121220949 gene encoding L10-interacting MYB domain-containing protein-like, which translates to MSTSAVEVSDEKVKAMWDKRLTEIFCDICIKKILKGNRPGTHFKKDGWLKIMTTFEKETGKGFSQRQLKNRWDALKKEWKAWKKLKGEDTSLGWNPIKRTVDASDDWWESRLQVVHEAKKFRTSGIDPEFEAKLDQMFMGIVATGDECS; encoded by the exons ATGAGTACTTCGGCAGTTGAAGTTAGTGATGAAAAAGTGAAAGCAATGTGGGATAAGAGATTGACTGAAATATTTTGTGATATTTGTATTAAAAAGATATTGAAAGGCAATAGGCCTGGTACTCATTTCAAAAAAGATGGATGGTTAAAAATAATGACCACCTTTGAGAAAGAAACGGGCAAGGGTTTTTCACAAAGACAACTTAAAAATAGGTGGGATGCCCTAAAAAAAGAATGGAAAGCTTGGAAGAAACTTAAAGGCGAAGATACTAGTCTAGGGTGGAATCCTATAAAAAGAACTGTTGATGCATCGGATGATTGGTGGGAGAGTAGGCTCCAG GTTGTGCATGAAGCTAAAAAATTTAGAACATCGGGCATTGATCCTGAATTCGAAGCGAAGTTGGACCAAATGTTCATGGGGATAGTTGCAACAG GTGATGAGTGTAGTTGA
- the LOC107890991 gene encoding transcription factor MYB1, which yields METEVEAVDNGNGTTVAEINVPSPPPLDGGEGGDCGSRDDSAAGGRARKQRVKGPWSPEEDAILSELVSKFGARNWSLIARGIAGRSGKSCRLRWCNQLDPAVKRKPFTDEEDRMIISAHAVHGNKWAVIARLLPGRTDNAIKNHWNSTLRRRYMDLGRINTESANMMEDAGCLDKTKASSEETLSCAEDSSFRSLEWKDASSSEKLDNQSKGKALTGTQSNHELIELPTLFRPVARISAFNVYNNMDAPEFVSPCSRPVPVLGPSIQTSKPDVGTCKLLEGVYTDRLVPLHCGHGCCGTQNGQKSLLGPEFVEFSEPPSFPNYELAAIATDISNLAWLKSGLENNSVRAMDDATAGTSHRSQVHMGHFEESQMSDRLRIEERNSKFMGTMTNLLST from the exons ATGGAAACAGAAGTGGAAGCCGTTGATAACGGCAACGGCACCACTGTTGCTGAAATCAACGTCCCATCACCACCACCCCTAGATGGCGGCGAAGGGGGCGATTGTGGAAGCCGCGACGATTCGGCGGCGGGAGGGCGAGCGCGTAAACAGCGAGTGAAGGGGCCCTGGTCCCCTGAGGAAGATGCGATTCTGAGCGAACTTGTGAGCAAGTTTGGGGCGAGGAATTGGAGCTTGATTGCGCGTGGAATCGCCGGTCGTTCTGGGAAGTCGTGTCGGCTTCGTTGGTGTAATCAGCTTGACCCGGCCGTTAAGCGCAAGCCATTTACTG ATGAGGAGGATCGGATGATTATTTCAGCACATGCAGTACATGGGAACAAATGGGCCGTGATTGCAAGGCTTCTACCTGGAAGAACAGATAATGCTATAAAAAATCATTGGAATTCCACATTGCGGCGCCGGTACATGGATCTTGGTAGAATAAACACGGAATCTGCAAATATGATGGAAGATGCTGGCTGCTTGGACAAAACCAAGGCATCATCTGAAGAAACTCTGTCTTGTGCGGAGGACAGTTCTTTCAGATCCCTGGAATGGAAAGACGCAAGCTCCTCGGAAAAGTTAGATAATCAATCAAAGGGCAAAGCACTAACAGGGACTCAATCTAACCATGAATTAATTGAACTACCAACTCTTTTCCGTCCTGTGGCCCGTATCAGTgcttttaatgtttataataacaTGGATGCACCTGAATTTGTTTCACCATGTTCAAGGCCAGTTCCGGTGCTAGGCCCTTCCATTCAAACATCAAAGCCAGATGTTGGAACATGCAAATTGCTTGAAGGAGTTTACACTGATCGTTTAGTACCTCTGCATTGTGGTCATGGCTGTTGTGGAACTCAAAATGGTCAAAAGTCTTTGCTGGGGCCAGAATTTGTGGAATTTTCAGAACCTCCATCTTTTCCAAATTACGAGTTGGCTGCAATAGCCACTGATATAAGCAACCTTGCATGGCTGAAAAGTGGATTGGAAAATAACAGCGTCAGGGCAATGGATGATGCAACTGCTGGTACATCTCATAGATCTCAAGTGCACATGGGACATTTTGAGGAGAGCCAAATGAGCGATCGTTTACGTATTGAAGAGAGAAACAGCAAGTTTATGGGCACTATGACCAACCTGCTGTCAACATAG